From Diospyros lotus cultivar Yz01 chromosome 4, ASM1463336v1, whole genome shotgun sequence, a single genomic window includes:
- the LOC127800372 gene encoding uncharacterized protein LOC127800372, with translation MVKNLHPLYKTAQIPCICSNFKHHSSANSTPSPLPCIQRHNTARMVSLETVQVIPRSVEPTLSPRISFSSEFLDEENFISISPNSSGEAEHGADRDKVRAAEFEFLSSTLTSQTMLTADELFYEGKLLPCWELQHSEKLSKISLKDKDTEEEVEGEGGNKEESRVSWFVDDDPSPRPPKCTVLWKELLRLKKQRASSLSPSSSTSSSLSSSSSSSSLGDLPPIEEGKERSENREKHVKRIKKGLERTRSASLRIRPMVNVPICTQGKNNSLPPLFSLKKGRVDR, from the coding sequence ATGGTAAAGAATCTCCATCCCCTTTATAAGACTGCACAAATCCCATGCATATGTTCAAACTTTAAACACCACTCATCAGCCAACTCCACACCATCACCTCTTCCCTGCATCCAAAGACACAACACAGCCAGAATGGTTTCTCTGGAAACTGTTCAGGTGATTCCCAGATCTGTCGAGCCAACCTTGAGCCCGcggatttctttctcttctgaATTCCTTGATGAGGAAAACTTCATCTCCATTAGCCCAAACTCATCGGGTGAAGCAGAGCATGGAGCTGACCGGGACAAAGTGCGTGCTGCTGAATTCGAGTTTCTTTCAAGCACTTTGACTAGCCAAACCATGCTAACTGCTGATGAGTTATTCTATGAGGGAAAGTTACTTCCCTGTTGGGAATTGCAACATTCGGAGAAACTCAGCAAGATCAGTCTCAAGGATAAAGACACCGAGGAGGAAGTGGAAGGGGAAGGAGGGAACAAGGAAGAGAGCAGGGTGAGTTGGTTTGTTGACGATGATCCGTCTCCTAGGCCACCTAAGTGCACTGTTCTATGGAAAGAATTGCTAAGGTTGAAGAAACAGCGAGCATCATCTTTGTCACCATCATCATCTACTTCCTCTTCCCTGTCATCATCTTCCTCTTCGAGCTCACTTGGTGATTTGCCCCCCATTGAGGAAGGGAAGGAAAGGtcagaaaacagagagaaacaTGTCAAGAGGATTAAGAAAGGGTTGGAGAGGACAAGATCAGCCAGCCTAAGAATAAGGCCTATGGTTAATGTACCAATTTGCACACAAGGGAAGAACAATTCCCTGCCTCCTTTGTTTTCTCTAAAGAAAGGCAGAGTAGATAGGTGA